DNA from Daucus carota subsp. sativus chromosome 1, DH1 v3.0, whole genome shotgun sequence:
TGACACTGGTAGAGGTGGTTGAACTGTGAAAGTACTAACATGAACAATGTTAGCACGGCAAAGAGGGCAATTCGAGTGTGATCTAAGCCATGTATCAATGCACTTGACGTGAAAAGCATGGCTACATTTTGGTAAGAGCCTCAggttttcattttcttcaaacTCACTTAGGCATACAGAGCAATCAGTTCCTTCAATCAAGCCATCACCTTTTCTGTACTTGCAGACTGTAATAGACTTGATCAGAACCTCTTCTAAACCATCATTAGAAGAATGCCAGGGCTCATGGTTTGAAGGGTCGTGATTTTCTTCTAATTCCACAGTGGAGTCATGCATTTCTCTGCTCGTGGAATCAATACTCCCACAGAACTTGGAAATTATGGCATAATAACTAACAAGGAGGAAAGCACTCGCAAGAATTCCTATGATCGCGATCACTAGAGGTGAAAAGCTCGGTACTGAATTTTCATCAGGGAATTCAATAGGCGGTGGAGGTGGGAAGTTAACATAGCACCACTGAGGGCAGTTTAAACTACAAAAGCCCTGTGAGCAATCTCtagtgtttatataaggaaCCAAAATTTCTGGGCTATTTAAAGACCCCATagctataaaattaaaaacaaaaatttcagtACTCGATTGTACTCTCCACTATATAATTCCAACCATAACTAGTAACAAACtgaacaaatcaaacaaaacaggAAGTGTTTGTAAGGAAATTCAGTAGAATATGGTACCATAATTAACCCgaaaaatttgatataaaacaaaaaaaaaggctTAAGAAAATACCTGAaagtatataacatatattagaAGTGTTTGATCTGGAAAGGAGGGAGACTGTAGTTCTAATACAGATTAACCAGCATATAAGAGAGATTTTTAAAGAAAACAAGAGCTCGAGAAAGCTTTTAAAGAGCAAGTAAAACAAAGAGAGTTTATGTCTTCTATAATTCTTCAAGAAGCCGAAAGATTCCTTGAAGAAAAGCAGAGGAAAACAGGAAGACATTGGGGGAGCATTCCCTTTTCTACTTTTTCTTGttcttctctttttctttttcttaatttactTTTGTTGGAGATAATGGTTTGTTGACTCTG
Protein-coding regions in this window:
- the LOC108194814 gene encoding E3 ubiquitin-protein ligase Os04g0590900 encodes the protein MGSLNSPEILVPYINTRDCSQGFCSLNCPQWCYVNFPPPPPIEFPDENSVPSFSPLVIAIIGILASAFLLVSYYAIISKFCGSIDSTSREMHDSTVELEENHDPSNHEPWHSSNDGLEEVLIKSITVCKYRKGDGLIEGTDCSVCLSEFEENENLRLLPKCSHAFHVKCIDTWLRSHSNCPLCRANIVHVSTFTVQPPLPVSEIPMEHEIHFPDHRESDIVEDDIGEEELTQGDEIPKTPTRADRNLGNSANRDFIIDIREGEYQQVRRSVSMNNLCQTRVSIADVICLDHDEEANEFMYEDAGSSKKPVAELSKSSHKNRGLHCATDPAAIKRSFSSGRFFFPKCSREQFIVSPL